One Stenotrophomonas sp. SAU14A_NAIMI4_5 DNA segment encodes these proteins:
- the recX gene encoding recombination regulator RecX gives MSDADAPTGRKRRPREQTPVQRALGLLVRREHSRKELTRKLTARGIEGEAAEAAVAKLTEAGWQDDTRFAENLVRMRANTGYGPIHVRAELGTHGLDSAAIAAAMDTYEGDWQENARDLVRRRFGEDGPQDLAQRRKAADLLARRGFDGDTIRRATRFDPDD, from the coding sequence ATGTCCGATGCCGACGCCCCCACCGGCCGCAAGCGCCGGCCGCGCGAACAGACCCCCGTACAGCGAGCCCTGGGCCTGCTGGTGCGGCGTGAGCATTCGCGCAAGGAGCTGACCCGAAAGCTGACCGCCCGAGGCATCGAGGGCGAGGCGGCCGAGGCCGCCGTGGCCAAGCTGACCGAGGCCGGCTGGCAGGACGACACGCGCTTTGCGGAGAATCTCGTCCGGATGCGTGCCAACACCGGCTATGGGCCCATCCACGTCCGTGCCGAGCTCGGCACCCATGGGCTGGACAGTGCCGCCATTGCCGCTGCCATGGACACCTACGAAGGCGACTGGCAGGAAAACGCCCGCGATCTGGTCCGCCGCCGCTTCGGCGAGGACGGCCCGCAGGACCTGGCACAGCGGCGCAAGGCCGCCGATCTGCTGGCCCGGCGGGGCTTCGACGGGGACACCATCCGCCGCGCGACCCGCTTCGACCCGGATGACTGA
- the alaS gene encoding alanine--tRNA ligase, which translates to MNAPAKFTTSQIRSDFLEFFKGKGHTIVPSAPLVPGNDPTLLFTNSGMVQFKDVFLGAEKRSYVRAADVQRCLRAGGKHNDLDQVGYTARHHTFFEMLGNWSFGDYFKKDAIAWAWELLTQVWKLPAERLLVTVYQTDDEAYALWRDMVGIPEERIVRIGDNKGAPYASDNFWQMADTGPCGPCTEIFYDHGDHIAGGPPGSPDEDGDRFIEIWNLVFMQFDRQTDGTLVPLPAPCVDTGMGLERLAAILQHVHTNYEIDLFQALIRKASELTGMADLENKSLRVIADHIRACSFLIVDGVLPSNEGRGYVLRRIIRRALRHGWMLGVRQPFFSKLVPTLVELMGEAYPELPAQADTVVRALQAEEERFAETLDAGMKIFEDVAAKASNGVIPGVDAFRLYDTYGFPLDLTQDIARERELTVDTDGFDAAMEQQRETARAAGKFGGGVTLPAELVATLTPTLFLGYDRLQADGLTVLALLKDGRPAQSAEAGDAVIVITNQTPFYAESGGQVGDTGVLAGNGVRLVVSDTQKFAGQFHGHVGTLSEGGLKVGDVLSGQVDGERRGATILNHSATHLLHAALREVLGTHVQQKGSLVAPDRLRFDFSHFQSISAEELAVIERKVNQQVRANNAAEVHNMGMQEALDFGAMALFGEKYGENVRVLKMGDYSTELCGGTHVSRTGDIGLFKITSEGGVSAGVRRIEAVTGQGALDYVAAEEARLAEAAELLGGSAADVVEKIRALGLRQKQLERELEAVKAKVAAGATADLSGQAVEVAGVKVLAARLEGFDAKALRDAMDRLKQQLGNAVIVLAGTQDGKAALVAGVNGSAMGKVKAGELLSHIASQIGGKGGGRPDLAQGGGEDGPALATALAAVVEWVSPRL; encoded by the coding sequence ATGAACGCACCCGCCAAATTCACGACTTCCCAGATCCGTAGCGATTTCCTTGAGTTCTTCAAGGGCAAAGGCCACACCATCGTGCCGTCGGCGCCGCTGGTGCCGGGCAATGATCCGACCCTGCTGTTCACCAACTCGGGCATGGTCCAGTTCAAGGACGTGTTCCTGGGCGCGGAAAAGCGCAGCTACGTGCGCGCGGCCGACGTCCAGCGCTGCCTGCGCGCCGGTGGCAAGCACAACGATCTCGACCAGGTCGGTTACACCGCGCGTCACCACACCTTCTTCGAAATGCTGGGCAACTGGTCCTTCGGTGATTACTTCAAGAAGGACGCCATCGCCTGGGCATGGGAACTGCTGACCCAGGTCTGGAAGCTGCCGGCCGAGCGCCTGCTGGTCACCGTCTACCAGACCGATGACGAGGCCTACGCGCTGTGGCGCGACATGGTCGGCATCCCGGAAGAGCGCATCGTACGCATCGGCGACAACAAGGGCGCCCCGTACGCCTCGGACAACTTCTGGCAGATGGCCGACACCGGCCCCTGCGGTCCGTGCACCGAGATCTTCTACGACCACGGCGACCATATCGCCGGCGGCCCCCCGGGTTCGCCGGATGAAGACGGTGACCGCTTCATCGAGATCTGGAACCTGGTGTTCATGCAGTTCGACCGCCAGACCGACGGCACCCTGGTGCCGCTGCCGGCACCGTGCGTGGACACCGGCATGGGCCTGGAGCGCCTGGCGGCGATCCTGCAGCACGTGCACACCAACTACGAGATCGACCTGTTCCAGGCGCTGATCCGCAAGGCGTCCGAGCTGACCGGCATGGCCGACCTGGAGAACAAGTCGCTGCGCGTGATCGCCGATCACATCCGCGCCTGCTCGTTCCTGATCGTCGATGGCGTGCTGCCGTCCAACGAAGGTCGCGGCTACGTGCTGCGCCGTATCATCCGCCGCGCCCTGCGCCACGGCTGGATGCTGGGCGTGCGCCAGCCGTTCTTCAGCAAGCTGGTGCCGACCCTGGTCGAGCTGATGGGCGAGGCCTACCCGGAACTGCCGGCCCAGGCCGACACCGTGGTCCGTGCGCTGCAGGCCGAGGAAGAGCGTTTCGCTGAAACCCTCGACGCCGGCATGAAGATCTTCGAGGACGTGGCGGCCAAGGCCAGCAATGGCGTGATCCCCGGCGTCGACGCGTTCCGCCTGTACGACACCTACGGCTTCCCGCTGGACCTGACCCAGGACATCGCCCGCGAGCGCGAGCTGACCGTTGATACCGACGGCTTCGATGCGGCGATGGAGCAGCAGCGCGAGACCGCGCGTGCCGCCGGCAAGTTCGGTGGCGGCGTGACCCTGCCGGCCGAGCTGGTGGCGACCCTGACCCCGACCCTGTTCCTGGGCTACGACCGCCTGCAGGCTGACGGCCTGACCGTGCTGGCCCTGCTGAAGGACGGCCGTCCGGCGCAGTCGGCCGAGGCCGGCGACGCCGTGATCGTCATCACCAACCAGACCCCGTTCTACGCCGAATCCGGCGGCCAGGTCGGTGATACCGGCGTACTGGCGGGCAACGGCGTGCGCCTGGTGGTCAGCGACACCCAGAAGTTCGCGGGCCAGTTCCATGGCCACGTCGGCACTTTGTCCGAAGGCGGCCTGAAGGTCGGCGACGTGCTGTCCGGCCAGGTCGATGGCGAGCGCCGCGGCGCTACCATCCTCAACCACTCGGCCACCCACCTGCTGCATGCCGCCCTGCGCGAAGTGCTCGGCACCCACGTGCAGCAGAAGGGTTCGCTGGTCGCACCGGACCGCCTGCGTTTCGACTTCTCGCACTTCCAGTCGATCAGCGCCGAAGAACTGGCCGTGATCGAGCGCAAGGTCAACCAGCAGGTGCGCGCCAACAACGCCGCCGAAGTGCACAACATGGGCATGCAGGAAGCGCTGGACTTCGGCGCGATGGCCCTGTTCGGCGAGAAGTACGGCGAGAACGTGCGCGTGCTGAAGATGGGTGACTACTCCACCGAACTGTGTGGCGGTACCCACGTCAGCCGCACCGGCGACATCGGTCTGTTCAAGATCACTTCCGAAGGCGGTGTCTCGGCCGGCGTGCGTCGCATCGAGGCGGTCACCGGCCAGGGCGCCCTGGATTATGTGGCGGCCGAAGAGGCCCGCCTGGCCGAAGCAGCCGAACTGCTGGGTGGCAGCGCCGCCGACGTGGTCGAGAAGATCCGCGCCCTGGGCCTGCGCCAGAAGCAGCTGGAGCGTGAGCTGGAGGCCGTGAAGGCCAAGGTCGCCGCCGGCGCTACCGCCGATCTCTCCGGCCAGGCCGTCGAGGTTGCCGGTGTGAAGGTGCTGGCCGCCCGCCTGGAAGGCTTTGACGCCAAGGCCCTGCGTGATGCCATGGACCGCCTGAAGCAGCAGCTGGGCAACGCCGTGATCGTGCTGGCCGGCACCCAGGACGGCAAGGCCGCGCTGGTCGCGGGCGTGAACGGCAGTGCAATGGGCAAGGTCAAGGCCGGGGAACTGTTGTCCCATATCGCCAGTCAGATCGGGGGCAAGGGCGGCGGACGCCCGGACCTCGCCCAGGGTGGTGGCGAGGACGGGCCCGCCCTTGCTACCGCTCTGGCCGCGGTTGTCGAATGGGTCAGCCCCCGCCTGTGA